One window from the genome of Sesamum indicum cultivar Zhongzhi No. 13 linkage group LG15, S_indicum_v1.0, whole genome shotgun sequence encodes:
- the LOC105178071 gene encoding SAL1 phosphatase has product MNASISIGLGHHVHVQLTRGVLLHINPISTPPNSQSKFPFLFSLSSLSSLSTTTTQLRAVRGRRVAASMSYDKQLAAAKKAASLAARLCQKVQKALLQSDVQSKSDKSPVTVADYGSQALISFILEKEFPSVPFSLVAEEDSGDLCKEESRETLHRITELVNETLATDGMNDISPLSEEDVLKAIDNGKSEGGPHGQHWVLDPIDGTKGFLRGDQYAIALALLDEGKVVLGVLACPNLPLASIARGGQSISGDGVGCLFFAQVEAGTYMQSLDGSTPTKVHVTAIENPEEASFFESYEAAHSSHDLSGLIARKLGVKAPPVRIDSQAKYGALSRGDGAIYMRFPRKGYREKIWDHAAGYIVVAEAGGVATDAAGNPLDFSKGRYLDLDTGIIVTNQKLMPSLLKAVQESIKEKASSL; this is encoded by the exons ATGAATGCATCAATTTCAATTGGGCTTGGGCATCATGTCCATGTCCAATTGACGCGAGGAGTCTTGCTCCATATAAACCCCATAAGCACCCCGCCCAATTCCCAATCAAAATTCccatttcttttctctctctcctctctctcctctctctccaCCACCACTACCCAGCTGCGAGCTGTAAGAGGAAGAAGAGTGGCTGCTTCAATGTCTTACGATAAGCAATTGGCTGCTGCCAAGAAAGCTGCGTCTCTGGCTGCTCGTCTATGTCAG AAGGTGCAAAAGGCTTTATTGCAATCTGATGTCCAATCAAAATCTGATAAAAGTCCCGTCACAGTGGCTGATTATG GTTCACAAGCTCTTATCAGCTTTATTTTGGAGAAAGAGTTTCCATCAGTGCCTTTCTCTTTAGTAGCTGAAGag GACTCTGGAGACCTTTGCAAAGAAGAATCTCGAGAAACACTGCATCGCATAACAGAACTCGTGAATGAGACTCTTGCTACTGATGGAATGAATGATATATCACCTCTGTCTGAGGAAGATGTGCTTAAGGCCATTGACAATGGAAAATCTGAAGGGGGTCCTCATGGTCAGCACTGGGTTTTGGATCCGATCGACGGCACCAAAGG ATTTCTAAGAGGAGATCAATATGCTATTGCATTGGCATTATTAGATGAAGGGAAAGTGGTGCTGGGAGTTTTAGCCTGTCCAAATCTTCCCTTAGCATCTATTGCCAGAGGCGGTCAGAGCATTTCTGGAGATGGAGTTGGCTGTCTCTTTTTTGCCCAAGTTGAGGCTGGAACATACATGCAGAGTTTAGATGGCTCCACGCCAACAAAG GTACATGTTACTGCTATCGAAAACCCTGAAGAAGCATCCTTCTTTGAATCTTATGAGGCTGCCCATTCTTCACATGATTTATCTGGTTTGATAGCAAGG AAACTTGGTGTTAAAGCACCACCGGTTAGGATTGATAGCCAAGCAAAGTACGGTGCTTTGTCTAGAGGAGACGGAGCAATATACATGCGGTTCCCACGGAAAGGCTACCGAGAAAAGATATGGGACCATGCTGCTGGATACATAGTCGTTGCAG AAGCTGGAGGTGTTGCCACAGACGCTGCTGGGAATCCTCTGGACTTCTCCAAAGGAAGATATCTTGATCTGGACACAGGAATTATCGTCACGAATCAGAAACTGATGCCTTCTCTCTTGAAGGCTGTTCAAGAATCAATTAAGGAGAAAGCTTCATCTCTGTGA
- the LOC105178072 gene encoding SWR1 complex subunit 6, translating to MDEEMSNSLRRMSTRTRKVAPKMAAALASSDNRTQAILARLEALENDNAGLESVQVDEDDEASLDDDDQAYQKKQSKSTKRKTRQAKALENAKKAPRTFLELLQEANLESLPPHIPTYLRAAVGPPSSTARRHFCTVCGFSANYTCVQCGMRFCSIRCQTIHNDTRCLKFVA from the exons ATGGATGAAGAAATGTCTAATTCACTCCGGCGCATGTCCACAAGAACTCGTAAGGTTGCTCCCAAAATGGCAGCAGCGCTTGCCAGCAGTGATAATCGGACTCAG GCAATCCTTGCTCGTCTTGAAGCTCTGGAAAATGATAATGCTGGACTGGAGTCAGTACAAGTTGACGAGGATGATGAAGCCTCccttgatgatgatgatcaag CATACCAGAAGAAGCAAAGTAAAAGCACAAAACGCAAAACTCGTCAAGCTAAAGCACTTGAAAATGCTAAGAAGGCACCAAGAACGTTCCTTGAGCTTTTGCAAGAG GCTAACCTCGAATCATTGCCTCCCCACATCCCCACCTACTTGAGAGCAGCTGTGGGTCCTCCAAGTTCCACGGCCCGTCGGCATTTCTGCACAGTTTGTGGTTTTTCAGCCAACTATACGTGCGTCCAATGCGGGATGAGATTCTGTTCAATCCGATGCCAGACTATCCATAACGATACTCGTTGTCTGAAATTTGTTGCTTGA
- the LOC105178379 gene encoding uncharacterized protein LOC105178379 translates to MDREQEEIQFLGFFGILKESYNIVSSWTKIFTHITLSMILPLSLIYLAHIQISELLFTNIMHNEWVLDRTPVGSRSYNKVSDVLTSEWSAFFLFKIAYFVFFIILALLSTSAVVYTIACIYTAKEITLAKVMSVVPKVWKRLMVTFIWNFIIVFAYNIVSLLVFIVGVILFGAIPALVIAFVVVFTVLYLAGFLYVTMIWHLATVVSVLEDSYGLNAMAKSQDLIKGKMGISVALFIVLLLCFFAIQTTFEFLVVFGHGTGTRIGVGILCLILMSISMLFGLIIQTIVYFVCKSYHHENIDKSSLADHLGGYLGEYVPLKSKDVQLEQFEV, encoded by the coding sequence ATGGACAGAGAGCAAGAGGAGATCCAATTCCTGGGCTTCTTCGGCATCCTAAAGGAGTCATACAACATTGTCTCATCATGGACAAAGATTTTCACACACATCACACTCTCCATGATCCTCCCTCTCTCCCTCATCTACTTAGCCCACATCCAAATCTCGGAGCTCCTCTTCACCAACATCATGCACAACGAGTGGGTCCTCGACAGAACTCCCGTCGGCTCCCGTTCCTACAACAAGGTCTCCGACGTCCTGACCTCCGAGTGGTCCGCCTTCTTCTTGTTCAAGATCGCCTACTTTGTATTCTTCATCATCCTCGCCCTCCTCTCCACATCTGCAGTCGTCTACACCATCGCATGCATTTACACCGCTAAGGAAATAACGTTGGCCAAGGTCATGAGCGTCGTTCCTAAGGTTTGGAAGAGGCTTATGGTCACTTTCATATGGAATTTCATCATAGTCTTCGCGTACAACATCGTGTCCCTACTCGTCTTCATCGTGGGAGTGATCTTGTTCGGTGCCATACCAGCTCTGGTTATAGCTTTTGTCGTCGTGTTCACTGTTCTATACCTGGCCGGATTCTTGTATGTTACAATGATATGGCACCTGGCCACCGTCGTCTCGGTGTTGGAAGACAGTTACGGCCTAAACGCCATGGCCAAGAGCCAAGATCTAATCAAGGGCAAAATGGGAATTTCTGTAGCACTTTTCATCGTGCTACTTCTATGTTTCTTTGCGATTCAGACAACGTTTGAATTCCTAGTGGTGTTTGGGCACGGGACCGGGACAAGAATTGGTGTTGGGATCCTTTGCCTGATTTTGATGTCGATATCGATGTTGTTCGGACTCATTATTCAGACAATTGTATATTTCGTTTGTAAGTCATACCACCACGAGAACATCGATAAGTCGTCTTTAGCGGATCATCTTGGGGGTTATCTTGGAGAGTATGTTCCTCTCAAGTCCAAGGATGTCCAGCTCGAGCAATTTGAGGTTTGA
- the LOC110013182 gene encoding probable polygalacturonase At3g15720 has protein sequence MEFSSYFMILLWIFSELTTTRNAHATSVFQQTTLDVTKFGAVGDGKTDDSRAFQSAWEAACKKGTNNGKVTVPSGKTFLVYPIEFEGPCRLSSITFEILGVIVAPPKSAWMKKSADAWLSFHGVDRLIVAGNGQGVIDGRGASWWNLHVS, from the exons ATG GAATTTTCGtcgtattttatgattttgttgtGGATATTTTCGGAATTAACCACCACAAGGAATGCACATGCAACGTCTGTATTTCAACAGACAACACTCGATGTCACCAAGTTCGGAGCTGTCGGAGATGGAAAAACAGATGATTCCAga gCTTTTCAATCAGCATGGGAGGCTGCTTGTAAGAAAGGGACAAACAACGGCAAGGTAACTGTGCCGAGTGGGAAAACGTTTTTGGTCTATCCGATCGAATTTGAAGGCCCATGCAGATTATCTTCCATTACATTTgag ATTCTGGGAGTCATCGTTGCGCCTCCAAAATCGGCGTGGATGAAGAAAAGTGCAGACGCGTGGTTGTCGTTCCATGGGGTCGACAGGCTGATTGTGGCAGGGAATGGACAAGGAGTGATTGATGGTCGAGGAGCATCATGGTGGAACTTACATGTGAGTTAA
- the LOC105178073 gene encoding probable polygalacturonase At3g15720: FQGDDGSRPTALRFSQCNGLQVKGLKHRNSQQNHVSINGCDGADISNLDIRATATSPNTDGIDISASTNVRIHDCLVATGDDCIAIKGGTSNVHISNIACGPGHGISIGSLGEAGGHDQVEGISITNSSFTRTENGVRIKTWQGGSGFAKNITFSRITFVAADNPVIIDQYYCPHKKCADKTFAVKISDVRYSGLHGTSIGKQATINFSCSEVVPCTNIVMDDVDIESADPSHHSTTAHCNNAHGTAHAVHPPVNCLINH, encoded by the exons TTTCAGGGAGACGATGGATCACGACCCACt GCACTGCGATTTTCTCAGTGCAATGGACTTCAAGTCAAAGGACTGAAGCACAGGAACAGCCAACAGAACCATGTTTCCATAAACGGATGCGACGGAGCAGACATTTCAAACCTGGACATCAGGGCCACTGCCACGAGTCCCAACACGGATGGAATCGACATTAGCGCCTCCACCAATGTTCGTATCCACGACTGTCTCGTGGCAACCG GGGACGATTGTATTGCCATTAAAGGGGGTACTTCAAATGTACACATATCCAATATAGCATGTGGACCGGGACATGGAATAAG TATCGGGAGTTTAGGGGAAGCTGGAGGCCACGACCAAGTAGAAGGAATAAGCATAACCAATAGCAGCTTTACGAGAACTGAGAATGGAGTGAGGATCAAAACATGGCAG GGAGGCTCTGGATTTGCGAAGAACATCACCTTCTCAAGAATCACCTTCGTAGCAGCTGATAACCCTGTTATTATTGACCAGTATTACTGTCCTCACAAGAAATGCGCCGACAAA ACATTTGCAGTAAAAATTAGTGATGTGAGGTACTCGGGACTCCACGGAACATCAATCGGCAAACAAGCTACGATAAACTTCAGCTGCAGCGAAGTCGTTCCCTGCACGAACATCGTAATGGATGATGTAGACATAGAATCAGCAGATCCAAGTCATCATTCAACTACAGCCCACTGCAACAATGCTCATGGCACAGCTCATGCAGTGCACCCACCGGTGAATTGCCTTATCAACCACTAG
- the LOC105178074 gene encoding 2S albumin: MARFSACMVLIALIIVLLAAATTAEIVNPGRESQRCRQQIERQRLSSCREYLIDSSRPVMMEGGNQGRSWREEFPRCCEELERIDEQCRCQAVQQVVQQERQGGELQGRELQEMLQTAQSLPSLCRISPRYCQNMGEVAGPMF, encoded by the exons atggCGAGGTTCAGTGCGTGTATGGTGCTGATCGCTCTGATCATAGTCCTCTTGGCTGCAGCGACCACCGCGGAGATCGTGAATCCCGGGAGGGAGTCGCAGCGTTGCCGTCAGCAGATTGAGAGGCAGAGGCTGAGCTCTTGCCGGGAGTACCTGATAGATAGCAGCCGACCAGTGATGATGGAGGGCGGAAATCAGGGGCGGAGCTGGCGGGAGGAGTTCCCCCGGTGCTGTGAGGAACTTGAGCGGATAGACGAGCAGTGTAGGTGCCAAGCTGTACAGCAG GTAGTGCAGCAAGAACGACAAGGGGGAGAGCTGCAAGGGAGAGAGCTGCAAGAGATGCTGCAGACGGCACAAAGTCTGCCCAGCTTATGCCGCATCTCACCTCGCTACTGTCAGAATATGGGAGAAGTTGCTGGTCCTATGTTTTag
- the LOC105178380 gene encoding uncharacterized protein LOC105178380: MDREQSHQLQLLGFYGILRESFTITFSKRKIFSQITFLTIFPLCLLFLAHLQVSNFLFANIIHNEEALHHAQDFSSISGALPSEIVLFWLIKTAYLIFFLALSLLSTSAVVCTVACDYTRKETMLTDVMTAVVPNVWKRLLVTFAWSFIIVLSYNVVAFLVLLPSPLVSSTSPSPARAVFSGVLFVVYVVGFVYVSIIWHLATVVSVLEQECGIEAMMRSKELVRGKVVISGGVFLFLNSCFVLIQVGFERFVVVDVGGSFWGRIGSGIVGLLLLCGLTLLGLIVQTVVYFVCRTCQGEDVVGKMWSGHDEVEVYLGDYALLRSDEDVRFQQLYV, translated from the coding sequence ATGGACAGAGAACAATCCCACCAACTTCAGCTCCTTGGCTTCTATGGCATTTTGAGGGAATCCTTCACCATCACATTCTCAAAGAGGAAAATTTTCAGCCAAATCACATTTCTCACTATCTTCCCTCTTTGTCTCCTCTTCTTAGCCCATCTCCAAGTTTCCAACTTCCTCTTTGCAAACATAATTCACAATGAAGAGGCGTTGCACCACGCTCAAGACTTCTCCTCCATTTCAGGCGCCCTACCGTCCGAAATCGTCCTGTTTTGGCTCATCAAAACCGCGTACCTCATCTTCTTCCTCGCCCTCTCCTTACTCTCGACGTCTGCAGTCGTCTGCACCGTCGCATGTGACTACACAAGGAAAGAAACCATGCTCACGGACGTTATGACCGCCGTGGTACCCAACGTCTGGAAACGACTCCTGGTGACGTTCGCATGGAGTTTCATCATCGTCCTTTCGTACAACGTCGTTGCTTTCCTGGTACTACTCCCATCACCATTAGTGTCGTCGACAAGCCCTAGCCCGGCCCGAGCCGTGTTTTCGGGCGTCCTTTTCGTCGTCTACGTGGTGGGTTTCGTGTACGTCAGCATCATATGGCATTTGGCAACTGTGGTCTCGGTGTTGGAACAAGAATGTGGGATTGAAGCCATGATGAGGAGCAAGGAACTTGTGAGGGGCAAGGTGGTCATTTCAGGTGGGGTATTCCTGTTCCTCAACTCATGTTTTGTGTTGATCCAGGTGGGGTTCGAGAGGTTTGTAGTTGTGGACGTGGGGGGGTCGTTTTGGGGCAGAATCGGGAGTGGAATTGTTggtttgttgttgttgtgtGGATTGACGTTGTTAGGGCTCATAGTTCAGACGGTGGTGTACTTCGTCTGCAGAACGTGTCAAGGCGAAGATGTGGTGGGCAAGATGTGGTCTGGACATGATGAGGTCGAGGTTTACTTGGGTGATTATGCTCTCTTGAGATCTGATGAGGATGTTCGATTTCAGCAACTTTACGTGTAA